From Pseudomonas putida, one genomic window encodes:
- a CDS encoding amino acid permease, with the protein MASLENKKQRSLQHGLTSRQVSMISIAGIIGAGLFIGSSNAIATAGPAILISYAMTGLLVLLVMRMLGEMAIANPNSGSFSTYASEAIGPWAGFTIGWLYWWFWVLIIPVEAIAGADILHAYFPAVPSWLFAFLIMFVLSGTNLVSVKSFGAFEYWFALVKVIAIIAFIVVCSLAVFGFWPLAEVSGVSRLWDSGGFMPNGFGTVLGGVLITIFSFFGAEIVTIAADETANPKDKIRRATNLVVYRIAIFYLASIFLVVSLVAWNDPQLKAVGSFQRVLEVLNVPGAKLLVDLVVLVAVTSCMNSGLYTASRMLYSLGARGQALSMTKRISGAGVPTVAVVLSTLAGFAGCFVNYVFPGKVFGFLLSTTGAIALLVYLVIAVSQLRMRARADREGRALELKMWLFPWLTWLVIGTIVMVLGYMLFSDAYRYETLMTAGVTLFILLVSLTQRGARAVAQPA; encoded by the coding sequence ATGGCTTCGCTAGAAAATAAGAAACAGCGTTCCCTGCAGCACGGCCTGACCTCCCGTCAGGTGTCGATGATTTCCATCGCCGGCATCATTGGCGCCGGCTTGTTCATCGGTTCCTCAAATGCCATTGCCACCGCTGGCCCGGCCATTCTCATCTCCTACGCCATGACGGGCCTGTTGGTGTTGCTGGTGATGCGCATGCTCGGCGAAATGGCCATTGCCAACCCCAATAGCGGTTCCTTCTCGACTTACGCCTCCGAGGCCATCGGCCCCTGGGCAGGGTTCACCATCGGCTGGCTCTACTGGTGGTTTTGGGTGCTGATCATCCCGGTCGAAGCCATCGCCGGCGCTGACATCCTGCATGCCTACTTCCCGGCGGTACCGTCGTGGTTATTCGCCTTCCTGATCATGTTCGTGCTGTCGGGCACCAACCTGGTCAGCGTGAAGAGCTTCGGGGCGTTCGAGTACTGGTTTGCCTTGGTCAAGGTGATCGCGATCATTGCCTTCATCGTGGTCTGCAGCCTGGCCGTGTTCGGCTTCTGGCCACTGGCCGAGGTCTCAGGGGTGAGCCGGCTCTGGGACAGCGGTGGGTTCATGCCTAATGGCTTCGGTACCGTGCTCGGTGGCGTGTTGATCACCATCTTCTCGTTCTTCGGCGCCGAGATCGTCACCATAGCCGCTGACGAGACCGCCAACCCGAAAGACAAGATCCGCCGCGCCACCAACCTGGTGGTGTACCGCATCGCCATCTTCTACCTGGCCTCGATCTTCCTGGTGGTGTCGCTGGTGGCCTGGAACGATCCGCAACTCAAGGCGGTGGGTTCGTTCCAGCGGGTGCTTGAGGTGCTGAATGTGCCCGGTGCGAAATTGCTGGTCGACCTGGTGGTGCTGGTGGCGGTCACCAGTTGCATGAACTCCGGCCTGTATACCGCTTCGCGCATGCTGTATTCCCTGGGTGCCCGTGGCCAGGCGCTGAGCATGACCAAACGTATTTCCGGTGCCGGCGTGCCGACCGTGGCGGTGGTCCTCTCGACCCTGGCAGGCTTTGCCGGCTGCTTCGTCAACTACGTGTTCCCCGGCAAGGTGTTCGGCTTCCTGCTGTCGACCACCGGTGCGATTGCCTTGCTGGTGTACCTGGTGATTGCCGTATCGCAATTGCGCATGCGGGCCCGTGCCGATCGAGAGGGGCGTGCGCTGGAGCTGAAGATGTGGCTGTTCCCCTGGCTGACCTGGCTGGTGATCGGCACTATCGTAATGGTGCTGGGCTATATGCTGTTCAGTGATGCGTACCGTTACGAGACGCTGATGACGGCCGGGGTGACCTTGTTCATCTTGCTGGTTTCGCTGACTCAGCGCGGTGCCAGGGCGGTGGCGCAGCCTGCCTGA
- a CDS encoding LysR substrate-binding domain-containing protein has product MSKRLMPSTTALQCFEAAARHLSFTRAAQELHLTQSAVSKQVAQLEELLAHSLFQRVRRRLHLTPAGALYLTEVNKILNQIDISSRYILSYGDETEVLRIATQPTFGARWLVPRLRGFGDRYPRIHLDIRNELEPFDLVQAKADIAFFFGQGTWPGATCIELFSEEVVPVCAPQLQARHRFDSAQALTEHRLLQCASRPEAWHEWFLGLGLHSQNSYHGPRFDTFYLCIRAAIAGCGIALIPRYLVAEELSEGKLVVAWDHPVASNGRHFIAHAEHAAEVPKIRAFVQWIGERVAEGD; this is encoded by the coding sequence ATGTCCAAACGCCTGATGCCCTCGACTACCGCCCTGCAGTGTTTCGAAGCGGCCGCCCGCCACCTGAGCTTCACCCGGGCGGCGCAAGAGCTGCACCTGACCCAGAGCGCCGTCAGCAAGCAGGTCGCGCAGCTTGAAGAACTGCTTGCACACTCGCTGTTCCAGCGCGTTCGTCGGCGCCTGCACCTGACCCCGGCCGGCGCCCTGTACCTGACCGAAGTGAACAAGATCCTCAACCAGATCGACATTTCCAGCCGCTACATCCTCAGCTATGGCGACGAAACCGAAGTGCTGCGCATCGCCACCCAGCCCACCTTCGGTGCTCGCTGGCTGGTGCCCAGGCTCAGGGGCTTCGGTGACCGCTACCCGCGCATCCACCTGGACATCCGCAACGAGCTGGAGCCCTTCGACCTGGTGCAGGCCAAGGCGGACATCGCCTTCTTTTTCGGCCAGGGCACCTGGCCGGGGGCGACCTGCATCGAACTGTTCAGCGAAGAAGTGGTGCCGGTGTGCGCACCGCAGCTACAGGCCAGGCACCGCTTCGACAGTGCCCAGGCCCTCACCGAGCACCGCTTGCTGCAATGCGCATCTCGCCCGGAAGCCTGGCACGAATGGTTTCTGGGGCTGGGCCTGCACAGCCAGAACAGCTACCACGGGCCACGGTTCGACACGTTCTACCTGTGCATCCGTGCGGCCATCGCAGGTTGCGGCATCGCCCTGATCCCGCGCTACCTGGTGGCCGAGGAGTTGAGCGAAGGCAAGCTGGTAGTGGCCTGGGACCACCCGGTGGCGAGCAATGGGCGGCACTTCATCGCCCATGCCGAGCACGCGGCAGAGGTACCGAAGATCAGGGCCTTCGTGCAGTGGATTGGTGAACGCGTGGCAGAGGGAGACTGA
- a CDS encoding aspartate aminotransferase family protein → MNLESISQSIAIVHPITLSHGRNAEVWDTDGKRYIDFVGGIGVLNLGHCNPAVVAAIQAQATRLTHSAFNAAPHGPYLELMERLRAFVPVSYPLAGMLTNSGAEAAENALKVARGATGKRAIIAFDGGFHGRTLATLNLNGKVAPYKQRVGELPGPVYHLPYPSADTGVTCEQALQAMDRLFSVELAVEDVAAFILEPVQGEGGFLALDPAFAQALRRFCDERGILIIIDEIQSGFGRTGQRFAFPRLGIEPDLLLLAKSIAGGLPLGAVVGRQALMAALPKGGLGGTYSGNPIACAAALASLAQMTDENIATWGERQEQAIVSHVERWQQRFPFIGRLTGVGAMRGIEFVNADGSPAPAQLAKVMDAARAKGLLLMPSGKARHIIRLLAPLTIEAEVLEEGLNIFEQCLAELN, encoded by the coding sequence ATGAATCTGGAAAGTATCAGCCAATCCATTGCCATCGTTCATCCGATTACACTTTCCCATGGCCGTAATGCCGAAGTCTGGGATACCGACGGCAAACGTTACATCGACTTCGTCGGCGGCATTGGCGTGCTCAACCTGGGCCACTGCAACCCGGCCGTGGTCGCGGCCATCCAGGCCCAGGCCACGCGCCTGACCCACTCTGCCTTCAACGCGGCGCCTCACGGCCCTTACCTGGAGCTCATGGAGCGCCTGCGCGCGTTCGTGCCGGTCAGTTACCCGCTGGCCGGCATGTTGACCAACAGCGGCGCCGAAGCAGCAGAAAACGCCCTCAAGGTCGCCCGCGGTGCCACCGGCAAGCGCGCCATCATCGCCTTCGATGGCGGCTTTCATGGCCGCACCCTGGCTACCCTGAACCTCAACGGCAAGGTCGCGCCCTACAAACAAAGGGTCGGTGAACTGCCGGGGCCGGTCTACCACCTGCCCTACCCCAGCGCCGACACCGGTGTCACCTGCGAGCAGGCGCTCCAGGCCATGGACCGCCTGTTCAGCGTCGAGCTTGCGGTCGAGGACGTGGCGGCGTTCATCCTGGAGCCGGTGCAAGGCGAAGGCGGCTTCCTCGCCCTGGACCCGGCCTTTGCCCAGGCGCTGCGCCGGTTCTGCGACGAGCGCGGGATCCTGATCATCATCGACGAGATCCAGTCGGGTTTCGGCCGCACCGGGCAGCGCTTCGCCTTCCCGCGGCTGGGCATCGAGCCGGATTTGCTGCTGCTCGCCAAGAGTATTGCCGGTGGCCTGCCGCTGGGGGCGGTGGTCGGGCGCCAGGCGTTGATGGCGGCGCTGCCCAAGGGCGGCCTCGGCGGGACCTATTCGGGCAATCCGATTGCCTGTGCGGCGGCGCTGGCAAGCCTGGCGCAGATGACGGATGAGAACATTGCCACATGGGGCGAGCGCCAGGAGCAGGCCATCGTCAGCCACGTAGAACGCTGGCAGCAACGCTTTCCGTTCATCGGGCGCCTGACAGGCGTCGGTGCGATGCGCGGGATCGAGTTCGTCAATGCCGACGGCAGCCCTGCCCCCGCTCAGCTGGCCAAGGTCATGGACGCGGCGAGGGCCAAAGGCCTGTTGCTGATGCCCAGCGGCAAGGCGCGCCAC